The Brassica napus cultivar Da-Ae unplaced genomic scaffold, Da-Ae ScsIHWf_990;HRSCAF=1392, whole genome shotgun sequence region CTTTAACAGCTTCGAGAAATTGTGTAAAGGCAGGCAAATCGAATGGCAGTTCTTCACCGATTGTTTCGAGCAGCTCGCGTATGGCGCGGATCGCTCTCTCATCCTCCGTCGCAGCCACGTGGACGCGAGTTTCGTCGATGTTTCCATCACGGTACGATTCTCCATTTCTTCTACTGTCATTGTTTTCGAATGAATTCCTTCTaattggtttttaaaaaaaaagggaacTGTTGAGGAATTTGAATTTTGGCAGGAACCGTTGAGCAGAGTAATTCAAAAGCAAGTGATGTCCTGAGATCTTGCAGCACCTTAAACGAATCTCCATGCTTTTCTATGGCGCCTGCAGTTTTTGGTGCTCTCTTTAGCCTTGGAGCGATTGGAGTAGCTTATGCTGATTCTGATGAGGTTCTGTAACCATCACATTGATTAATTACTCcttctatgtatatatataacacagTTACTTCTTTCTGATTATATGGTTTATAACTTGCAGGCTAATTACAAATCATCTTCCCCCATAGATTCTCCCCCAAACCATGTTGAAGACATTTCCAAGAAAGATGAGGTTTTGTAACACACCTGGAAACTGTAGATGATTTGATTTAGTCCGTCTATGTAACATAGTTACTACTGCTACTACTGATTGtcgtttataatttttttttgttgcaggttAGTAACAAGTCATCTCTCCCAGCAGATCCTCCACCAAACTATGCAGACATTGCCAAGAAAGAACGAGCTCGGATCCAAGAACTAATACAAAGTAAAGGAACTCGATATGGTTCTTTCCCACGGTTTAATGTCTCTGTCAGGGGCCAAAAGGTTTCTGCAATGATATTTCTATacttcttctctacttcaataTTGGTTGTGATATGGACGTGTGTTAAAGTCAGGATTTTAATTACAAGTTTTTTGTGTTGTAGATTACCTTGAAGTTTCAAGTTCCTTCCACATGTGAAGTTGCACAGTTAATAGCAAACATTGGATCACAACTAGGTGTGAAAGTCTCAGACCGCACTGGTGGTTCAGACATGATTTTGCGTTCTTGGGACAAGTAAGTGTCTTGTTCCTCAAAAGTTTTTTCCCAAAAACCTGATGGGTATCATAAAACTAAACGCTACTCGTTTCTTGTTATTTCAGTCCAGTTGCTTGGCAAATAACACTTCGAAGTGTGGAAAAGAAGAAGGAAGCAGGAGCAAGTGAGGATGATCCAG contains the following coding sequences:
- the LOC125606810 gene encoding uncharacterized protein LOC125606810; amino-acid sequence: MAVLHRLFRAARVWRGSLSHPPSQPRGREFRRCFHHGTVEQSNSKASDVLRSCSTLNESPCFSMAPAVFGALFSLGAIGVAYADSDEANYKSSSPIDSPPNHVEDISKKDEVSNKSSLPADPPPNYADIAKKERARIQELIQSKGTRYGSFPRFNVSVRGQKITLKFQVPSTCEVAQLIANIGSQLGVKVSDRTGGSDMILRSWDNPVAWQITLRSVEKKKEAGASEDDPDEDLCILIFGSLLTSDKVEVEFIKKGSLTTEELEAFVSALQVAGTKPGQNKGGGRGSAREASTDKTISQLESMGVRIYGVNKPLGDDDSVHEISWDNIAGYEQQKREIEDTILMALHSPEVYDDIVRGTRSKFESNRPRAVLFEVHQGIPLLYVPLEAVMSKYYGESERLLGAVFSQANELSDGAIIFLMR